A window from Aquabacterium sp. NJ1 encodes these proteins:
- the grxD gene encoding Grx4 family monothiol glutaredoxin yields MSDVQQRIDDLVKGNRVVLFMKGNAQFPQCGFSGRAIQILKACGVTELKTVNVLEDEEIRQGIKDYANWPTIPQLYINGEFIGGSDIMMEMYQAGELQQTLTAGQ; encoded by the coding sequence ATGAGCGACGTTCAACAACGCATTGACGACCTGGTTAAGGGTAATCGCGTCGTGCTGTTCATGAAGGGCAATGCCCAGTTCCCGCAATGCGGTTTCTCGGGTCGCGCGATCCAGATCCTCAAGGCCTGTGGCGTGACCGAACTCAAGACGGTCAACGTGCTGGAAGACGAAGAAATCCGTCAAGGCATCAAGGACTACGCCAACTGGCCCACGATCCCGCAGCTCTACATCAACGGTGAATTCATCGGCGGCTCGGACATCATGATGGAGATGTACCAGGCCGGCGAGTTGCAGCAGACGCTGACCGCTGGCCAGTGA
- a CDS encoding UbiX family flavin prenyltransferase — MTELTRPARLIIGITGASGAVYGVRLLERARALGVQTHLVATPAGILNVHHELGMDRPTLEALATQAHAPGDVGACIASGSFMTDAMVIAPCSMKTLAAVAHGMGDNLLTRAADVTLKERRRLVLMVRETPFNLAHLRNMTAVTEMGGIVFPPLPAFYHRPQSIDELVNDTVERVLAMLHIEQAQPQQWRGL; from the coding sequence GTGACCGAGCTCACGCGCCCCGCCCGCCTGATCATCGGCATCACCGGTGCCAGCGGCGCGGTCTACGGCGTCCGCTTGCTGGAGCGCGCCCGCGCCCTGGGCGTGCAGACGCACCTGGTGGCCACGCCAGCGGGCATCCTCAACGTCCACCACGAACTGGGCATGGACCGCCCGACGCTGGAAGCGCTGGCCACCCAGGCTCACGCCCCCGGTGATGTCGGTGCCTGCATCGCCAGCGGCAGCTTCATGACGGACGCGATGGTCATCGCCCCCTGCTCCATGAAGACACTCGCCGCCGTGGCGCACGGCATGGGTGACAACCTGCTGACCCGCGCCGCAGACGTCACCCTCAAGGAACGCCGCCGCCTCGTGTTGATGGTGCGCGAAACGCCGTTCAACCTCGCCCACCTGCGCAACATGACGGCCGTGACCGAGATGGGCGGCATCGTCTTCCCGCCGCTGCCGGCCTTCTACCACCGGCCGCAAAGCATCGACGAGCTGGTCAACGACACCGTCGAGCGCGTGCTCGCCATGCTGCACATCGAACAGGCCCAGCCCCAGCAATGGCGCGGCCTGTGA